A part of Cydia amplana chromosome 24, ilCydAmpl1.1, whole genome shotgun sequence genomic DNA contains:
- the LOC134659113 gene encoding DNA repair protein Rad60 — MSSSDSEDDSFLNPTQQLKTMMNNFKADTDCNFNDSIPLDTPTASPSKSKKVKNKSPSKKRKKSTDSCSSDSITIEDFRVLYPPITDTRPKRNTRSSAKRAASAQNSPNLADTQKSLPKRKSRKSNANSSTSTTTIDTEMAGNSSGTVENLEIEPPTPPARGRGRARGRARGRGRGRNSSNARHSRNNQTILDVLRAMIPTYSVGNTDDYPDQCDNQQLFSNQNTNDVVEVVDLNETLEENELMSVKVEWRSKTILKFELRKYQKLTPIFEHFSKAENVSYDKLYFSYNGKIIKPEDTPDSIEYSIAKFIDGGIVSQSVVCASSSENEIRNGIKLKFQCQNVKKPFEIVVGPDDKMATAMLRCAEHFEKPFDKLKFEFDGDIITGKSTPRELDLEGGGCIDVKILH, encoded by the exons ATGTCTTCATCGGATTCTGAAGATGATAGCTTTTTGAATCCTACTCAACAACTTAAGACCATGATGAACAACTTTAAAGCGGACACGGATTGTAACTTCAACGATTCCATACCACTCGACACACCAACAGCATCACCGTCAAAAAGCAAGAAGGTAAAGAACAAATCTCCAtcaaagaaaagaaagaaatcTACAGATTCGTGTAGCAGTGATTCTATAACTATAGAAGATTTCCGTGTTTTATATCCGCCTATAACCGACACAAGACCCAAACGAAACACAAGAAGTTCAGCAAAGAGGGCTGCTAGTGCGCAAAATTCACCAAACTTAGCTGATACTCAAAAGTCATTGCCCAAACGTAAAAGTAGAAAAAGTAACGCCAACTCCAGTACCAGTACTACCACTATAGATACAGAAATGGCGGGAAATTCGAGTGGAACTGTTGAAAATTTGGAAATCGAACCACCGACGCCGCCAGCGCGCGGGCGTGGCAGGGCAAGGGGACGCGCCCGAGGACGCGGCAGAGGCAGAAATAGCTCAAATGCAAGGCATTCTAGAAATAATCAAACTATTTTAGATGTCCTACGAGCtatgatacctacctacagcGTTGGAAACACAGATGACTACCCTGACCAATGTGATAATCAACAGTTATTCAGCAATCAAAACACGAATGATGTTGTAGAGGTAGTAGACTTAAACGAAACTCTAGAAGAAAACGAATTGATGTCCGTTAAAGTTGAATGGAGAAGCAAAACAATCTTAAAATTTGAGCTTCggaaatatcaaaaattaacACCGATATTTGAGCATTTTAGTAAAGCAGAAAACGTGAGTTACGATAAACTATACTTTTCATACAACGGTAAGATAATAAAGCCAGAAGACACTCCAGATTCAATAGAGTACAGTATTGCTAAATTTATTGACGGTGGAATAGTGAGTCAAAGTGTGGTTTGCGCGTCAAGTAGTGAAAATGAAATCAGGAATGGAATAAAGCTGAAGTTCCAGTGTCAAAATGTGAAGAAGCCGTTTGAGATTGTTGTTGGTCCGGATGATAAGATGGCGACGGCCATGTTGCGGTGTGCTGAGCATTTCGAGAAACCCTTTGATAAgcttaaatttgaatttgatggtgatattattacag GTAAAAGCACGCCAAGAGAGTTAGACCTTGAAGGTGGAGGATGCATTGATGTAAAAATACTGCATTGA